In one Methylobacterium sp. SyP6R genomic region, the following are encoded:
- the gph gene encoding phosphoglycolate phosphatase (PGP is an essential enzyme in the glycolate salvage pathway in higher organisms (photorespiration in plants). Phosphoglycolate results from the oxidase activity of RubisCO in the Calvin cycle when concentrations of carbon dioxide are low relative to oxygen. This enzyme is a member of the Haloacid Dehalogenase (HAD) superfamily of aspartate-nucleophile hydrolase enzymes (PF00702).), translated as MPTTSPDALPPIVVFDLDGTLAETAGDLIGTLNMILEREGLPSVAVSQARELIGAGARALIQRGFAAGGRELTPTRLDELFRVFLAHYGQHLCEVSHLFPGVVDSLDRLEAAGYRLAVCTNKPEDHSVRLLELLGIHGRFAAICGRDTFPYFKPDPRHLTETIVRAGGDPARAVMVGDSRTDVATAKAAGIPVVAVPFGYTDVPVEELEPDVVIQHFEALYEAVRRLDPGVA; from the coding sequence ATGCCGACCACCAGCCCCGACGCCCTGCCGCCGATCGTCGTGTTCGACCTCGACGGCACCCTCGCGGAGACCGCGGGCGACCTGATCGGCACGCTCAACATGATCCTGGAGCGGGAGGGATTGCCGTCCGTGGCGGTCTCGCAGGCGCGGGAGCTGATCGGGGCGGGGGCGCGGGCGCTGATCCAGCGCGGCTTCGCGGCGGGCGGACGCGAACTGACCCCGACCCGGCTCGACGAACTCTTCCGGGTGTTCCTGGCCCATTACGGCCAGCATCTCTGCGAGGTGTCGCATCTCTTTCCCGGCGTCGTGGACTCCCTCGACCGGCTGGAGGCGGCGGGCTACCGGCTCGCGGTCTGCACCAACAAGCCGGAGGACCACTCGGTCCGGCTCCTGGAGCTGCTCGGGATCCATGGACGCTTCGCGGCGATCTGCGGCCGCGATACATTTCCCTACTTCAAGCCCGATCCGCGCCACCTCACCGAGACGATCGTGCGGGCCGGCGGCGATCCGGCCCGGGCCGTGATGGTGGGCGATTCGCGCACCGACGTCGCCACCGCCAAGGCTGCCGGCATCCCGGTGGTGGCGGTGCCGTTCGGATATACCGACGTGCCGGTGGAGGAGCTGGAGCCGGACGTGGTGATCCAGCATTTCGAGGCGCTGTACGAGGCGGTGCGGCGGCTGGATCCGGGCGTGGCCTGA
- the rpiA gene encoding ribose-5-phosphate isomerase RpiA: MSPAELKRAAAARAVGLVEDGMRLGLGTGSTATLFVELLGEKVRAGLKVVGVPTSEATRRAAEAAGIPLTTLDETPDLDLTVDGADEIDPQLRLIKGGGGALLREKIVAAASRRMVVIVDGAKRVETLGRFPLPIEVVPFGLVATTLAVAAAIRSAGCAGPLSVRKGTDGAPFLTDGGHLILDAGLSRIPDPEALARALVAVPGVVEHGLFLGLATGAIVAEAADGQPRIVTLGAA, from the coding sequence GTGAGCCCCGCCGAGCTCAAGCGCGCCGCCGCCGCCCGGGCGGTCGGGCTGGTCGAGGACGGCATGCGCCTCGGCCTCGGCACCGGCTCGACCGCGACCCTGTTCGTCGAGCTTCTCGGCGAGAAGGTGCGGGCCGGGCTCAAGGTCGTCGGCGTGCCGACCTCCGAGGCGACGCGCCGGGCCGCCGAGGCGGCGGGAATCCCGCTCACCACTCTCGACGAGACGCCCGACCTCGACCTCACGGTCGACGGCGCCGACGAGATCGACCCGCAGCTCCGCCTCATCAAGGGCGGCGGCGGCGCGCTGCTGCGCGAAAAGATCGTGGCGGCGGCGAGCCGGCGCATGGTGGTGATCGTCGACGGGGCCAAGCGCGTCGAGACGCTGGGGCGCTTCCCCCTGCCGATCGAGGTGGTGCCCTTCGGCCTCGTCGCCACCACGCTCGCGGTCGCGGCGGCGATCCGCTCCGCCGGCTGCGCCGGGCCGCTCTCCGTCCGCAAGGGCACCGACGGCGCGCCGTTCCTGACCGATGGCGGCCACCTGATCCTCGATGCCGGCCTGTCCCGCATCCCCGATCCGGAGGCCTTGGCCCGCGCCCTCGTGGCGGTGCCGGGCGTGGTCGAGCACGGCCTGTTCCTCGGCCTCGCCACCGGCGCGATCGTCGCGGAGGCGGCCGACGGCCAGCCCCGCATCGTCACCCTCGGGGCGGCCTGA
- a CDS encoding DUF2059 domain-containing protein translates to MSPRRTRLLLAGLLAVSVSSPALAQTKPAAPAAPAAPQQAAITPSHLALAKEVMLSSGIARSFDSILPAFGEQIRQAAVTRPELTKDLNDVIEKLQPELELQKQRIIETASRIYANKLTEAELRDIATFFRSPAGKRYVETQPQVLDDMVQAMQTWTQEVSEYMMVRVRAEMGKRGHQLQ, encoded by the coding sequence ATGTCCCCGCGCCGTACCCGACTCCTCCTGGCGGGTCTCCTCGCCGTGTCCGTGTCGAGCCCCGCCCTCGCCCAGACGAAGCCCGCCGCCCCGGCAGCACCCGCCGCGCCGCAGCAGGCCGCGATCACCCCGAGCCACCTCGCGCTGGCCAAGGAGGTGATGCTCTCCTCCGGCATCGCCCGCTCGTTCGACTCGATCCTCCCGGCCTTCGGCGAGCAGATCAGGCAGGCGGCGGTCACCCGGCCCGAGCTGACCAAGGACCTCAACGACGTCATCGAGAAGCTGCAGCCCGAGCTGGAGCTGCAGAAGCAGCGCATCATCGAGACCGCCTCGCGCATCTACGCCAACAAGCTCACTGAAGCCGAGCTGCGCGACATCGCCACCTTCTTCCGTTCGCCCGCCGGCAAGCGCTACGTCGAGACCCAACCCCAGGTGCTCGACGACATGGTGCAGGCGATGCAGACCTGGACCCAGGAGGTCTCGGAATATATGATGGTCCGGGTGCGGGCCGAGATGGGCAAGCGCGGCCACCAGCTGCAGTGA
- a CDS encoding O-antigen ligase family protein encodes MTARTAGERAETLDRLGAIVIAALPACMAVANRSSPVVVGLAGLLLLAGAALAGRPLRAPLVAPLATPVGIAALAFLAWCGLSLAWSPLPGLSLRTLSEFLPALAGAYLVARLAPPHLASVAGPAAWVMIATCAYVVADLASGLMIREALGQRVAAFAFNRPLLVMMLLAFPLVAFLAATGRRGLAALVAACLAVGAWRSVSGATVLGLAAGALTVFALRWLPARAGIGLTGAALLGALILAPVEGDLLARTMPEALHQRLAGSSTRARVAIARSFGAAVAADPWRGAGYGTSGRFQDVPAAERIEPEMRFMLAVGHPHNSFLQVWAELGVVGATLAALVLVLTLRALSAWTTVPRSTALALLACAGIVAFVEHGAWQAWWTAGVGAAIAWLRALQYQSQDLTDER; translated from the coding sequence GTGACCGCCCGCACGGCCGGAGAGCGGGCCGAGACGCTCGATCGTCTCGGCGCGATCGTCATCGCCGCCCTGCCGGCCTGCATGGCCGTGGCGAACCGGTCGAGCCCGGTAGTGGTCGGCCTCGCCGGGCTCCTGCTGCTCGCAGGTGCAGCTTTGGCCGGGCGTCCGCTGCGGGCGCCCCTCGTCGCGCCGCTCGCGACGCCGGTCGGGATCGCGGCGCTCGCCTTCCTGGCGTGGTGCGGATTGAGCCTCGCCTGGAGCCCGCTGCCGGGCCTGTCGCTGCGCACCCTGTCCGAGTTCCTGCCGGCGCTCGCCGGCGCCTACCTGGTGGCGCGCCTGGCGCCGCCGCATCTGGCCAGCGTCGCCGGGCCGGCGGCCTGGGTGATGATCGCGACCTGTGCCTACGTGGTGGCGGACCTCGCCTCCGGGCTGATGATCCGCGAGGCGTTGGGGCAACGCGTCGCCGCCTTCGCGTTCAACCGGCCGCTCCTCGTCATGATGCTGCTGGCCTTCCCCCTGGTGGCGTTCCTCGCCGCCACCGGGCGGCGCGGCCTTGCGGCGCTCGTGGCTGCATGCCTCGCCGTGGGGGCCTGGCGTTCGGTCAGCGGCGCGACGGTGCTGGGGCTCGCCGCCGGCGCACTCACCGTCTTCGCGTTGCGCTGGCTGCCCGCCCGGGCCGGGATCGGCCTCACCGGCGCCGCCCTCCTCGGGGCGCTGATCCTCGCGCCGGTCGAGGGCGATCTCCTGGCCCGCACCATGCCGGAGGCTTTGCACCAGCGGCTCGCCGGCAGTTCCACCCGGGCCCGGGTCGCCATCGCCCGCAGCTTCGGCGCGGCGGTCGCCGCCGATCCCTGGCGCGGGGCCGGCTACGGCACATCCGGGCGCTTCCAGGACGTGCCGGCGGCCGAGCGGATCGAGCCCGAGATGCGCTTCATGCTGGCGGTCGGGCATCCGCATAACAGCTTCCTGCAGGTCTGGGCCGAGCTGGGCGTCGTCGGCGCGACGCTCGCCGCACTCGTCCTGGTCCTGACCTTGCGCGCCCTGTCGGCCTGGACGACGGTCCCGCGCAGCACCGCGCTCGCGCTGCTGGCGTGCGCCGGCATCGTCGCCTTCGTCGAGCACGGCGCCTGGCAGGCCTGGTGGACCGCCGGGGTCGGCGCCGCCATCGCCTGGCTGCGCGCCTTGCAGTATCAGTCGCAAGATCTAACGGACGAGCGGTGA
- the gor gene encoding glutathione-disulfide reductase codes for MTETRDQAFGEQEFDVDLFVIGGGSGGVRAARIAAGYGARVQLAEEYRVGGTCVIRGCVPKKLMVYAGRFADEFEDAAGFGWEVGTPRFDWATLKARRDAEVTRLESIYATNLMRAGVEVVADRAVIEDPHTVRLVRSGTRVRARHILVAVGAHPVKEPLIPGAELAITSNEVFELETQPERILVVGGGYIAVEFAGVFASLGTRTTLLHRGDRLLRGFDGEIRQALGEAYAKRMDLRLNTTVHRLDRRDGAICATLNDGSEILVDQVLVATGRRPNVAGLGLEKAGITLDSVGAIPVDRFSQTAAPSIYAVGDVTNRAALTPIAIREGHAFADTVFGQKPWAVDHDLIPTAVFSTPEIGVVGHGEEVARRLCGEIDVYEARFRPMKATLSGRDERILMKIIVERATDKVVGVHVLGHDAGEIIQAVGIAVTMGAKKADFDRTIAVHPTAGEELVTMRTPSVVKQPVAVG; via the coding sequence ATGACCGAGACCCGAGACCAGGCTTTCGGCGAGCAAGAGTTCGATGTGGATCTGTTCGTGATCGGCGGCGGCTCCGGCGGGGTGCGGGCGGCGCGCATCGCCGCCGGCTACGGCGCGCGGGTGCAACTCGCGGAAGAGTACCGGGTCGGCGGCACCTGCGTGATCCGCGGCTGCGTGCCGAAGAAGCTGATGGTCTATGCCGGGCGCTTCGCCGACGAGTTCGAGGATGCCGCCGGCTTCGGCTGGGAGGTCGGCACCCCGCGCTTCGACTGGGCGACCCTGAAGGCCCGGCGCGACGCCGAGGTGACGCGGCTAGAGAGCATCTACGCCACCAACCTGATGCGGGCCGGCGTCGAGGTGGTGGCCGACCGGGCGGTGATCGAGGATCCGCACACGGTGCGCCTGGTCCGCTCCGGCACCCGGGTGCGCGCCCGCCACATCCTGGTCGCGGTCGGCGCGCACCCGGTGAAGGAGCCGCTGATCCCCGGCGCCGAGCTCGCCATCACGTCGAACGAGGTGTTCGAGCTGGAGACCCAGCCCGAGCGGATCCTGGTGGTCGGCGGCGGCTACATCGCGGTCGAGTTCGCGGGCGTGTTCGCGTCGCTTGGCACCCGCACCACCCTGCTCCATCGCGGCGACCGGCTGCTGCGCGGCTTCGACGGCGAGATCCGCCAGGCCCTCGGCGAGGCCTACGCCAAGCGGATGGACCTGCGCCTCAACACCACCGTGCACCGCCTCGACCGGCGCGACGGCGCGATTTGCGCCACCCTGAACGACGGCAGCGAGATCCTGGTCGACCAGGTGCTGGTGGCGACCGGGCGGCGCCCCAACGTCGCCGGCCTCGGGCTGGAGAAGGCGGGCATCACCCTCGATTCCGTCGGGGCGATTCCCGTCGACCGGTTCTCGCAGACCGCCGCGCCCTCGATCTACGCCGTCGGCGACGTGACCAACCGCGCCGCTCTCACCCCGATCGCGATCCGCGAGGGCCACGCCTTCGCCGACACGGTGTTCGGCCAGAAACCCTGGGCGGTCGACCACGACCTGATCCCGACCGCGGTGTTCTCGACCCCGGAGATCGGCGTCGTCGGCCACGGCGAGGAGGTGGCGCGGCGTCTCTGCGGCGAGATCGACGTCTACGAGGCCCGGTTCCGGCCGATGAAGGCGACCCTGTCGGGCCGCGACGAGCGGATCCTGATGAAGATCATCGTCGAGCGGGCGACCGATAAGGTCGTCGGCGTCCACGTCCTCGGCCACGATGCCGGCGAGATCATCCAGGCGGTCGGCATCGCGGTGACGATGGGCGCCAAGAAGGCCGATTTCGACCGCACCATCGCGGTCCACCCGACGGCCGGCGAGGAACTGGTGACGATGCGCACCCCCTCGGTGGTCAAGCAGCCGGTGGCGGTGGGGTGA
- a CDS encoding G1 family glutamic endopeptidase produces MTQPPKQPLPKQPLLKPPSPLPIRPLPLPPAGFDPSTAQPTLVLRYGLPAPRPGDGPAAAAFRRAFLAPPAGRPLLFVEAVPPGAAPGPVTVRTHGLVPAGRSVNWSGGSLAAEGARSLVGVMARWRVPAVSGAAGRPARASAWIGFDGQGFYRNASLPQIGTLQAWDGAGAHYEAWVQWWARGEEHAPQTLGLDVAPGDEVSAMLTLLDPATVRFNLKNETTGTMLQAFDVAAPGGRHVSGATAEWILERPSPLGSDGWHPYPLADYATCPFTACLAQTRGPGEAAPSEHDLARASLIRMIAIEADPARIRTISYPARVAGDPRALGLTYGSPF; encoded by the coding sequence ATGACCCAACCCCCCAAGCAGCCTCTACCCAAGCAGCCTCTACTCAAGCCCCCGTCGCCGCTGCCGATCCGGCCGCTGCCGCTGCCGCCCGCCGGTTTCGACCCGTCGACGGCGCAGCCCACCCTGGTCCTGCGCTACGGCCTGCCGGCGCCGCGGCCCGGGGACGGCCCGGCGGCGGCGGCGTTCCGCCGTGCCTTCCTGGCCCCGCCCGCCGGCCGGCCCCTGCTCTTCGTCGAGGCGGTGCCGCCGGGCGCGGCGCCCGGGCCGGTGACCGTCCGCACCCACGGCCTCGTCCCGGCGGGCCGCAGCGTCAACTGGTCGGGCGGGTCGCTCGCGGCCGAGGGCGCCCGCAGCCTCGTGGGCGTGATGGCGCGCTGGCGCGTGCCCGCGGTGTCGGGCGCGGCCGGCCGGCCGGCGCGTGCCTCGGCCTGGATCGGCTTCGACGGCCAGGGCTTCTACCGCAATGCCAGCCTGCCGCAGATCGGCACGCTGCAGGCCTGGGACGGTGCCGGCGCCCATTACGAGGCGTGGGTGCAATGGTGGGCCCGGGGCGAGGAGCACGCGCCCCAGACCCTCGGCCTCGACGTCGCGCCCGGCGACGAGGTGTCGGCGATGCTCACGCTCCTCGACCCCGCGACGGTCCGCTTCAACCTGAAGAACGAGACCACCGGCACGATGCTCCAGGCCTTCGACGTCGCGGCCCCGGGCGGGCGGCACGTCTCGGGCGCCACCGCCGAGTGGATCCTGGAACGCCCGAGCCCGCTCGGCTCCGACGGCTGGCATCCCTATCCGCTCGCCGACTACGCGACCTGTCCGTTCACCGCCTGCCTGGCGCAAACCCGCGGCCCGGGCGAGGCCGCGCCGAGCGAGCACGACCTCGCCCGGGCGAGTCTGATCCGCATGATCGCGATCGAGGCCGATCCGGCCCGGATCCGCACGATCTCGTACCCGGCGCGGGTGGCCGGCGACCCGCGGGCGCTGGGCCTGACATACGGGTCGCCGTTCTGA
- a CDS encoding phosphatase PAP2 family protein codes for MTGNTGNTGNTGNTGNTGNAGLDGDAGGGWFVPDRADFPFSLEVTGTGEEIGSLRRRVFIRDETPPGDPRKTLAFRAADTPNGRSLAFENRAWAGRWYAYRVLREFAASAWDTDALSNHLAGILLALNLKTKDPAHLKTDQEIELDELVAMARNERAAALGEILAQDVEFVTAFMEALSITPGSHPRTYRVLHAASLVGSFAALRFKEAFDRPRPSFLCPALLPPVPVPGHASFPSGHATQARLMARCVAYALRLAGLPYAERLPANATLKALARRIARNREIAGLHYPSDSTAGRVLADAAFRVLSQHAGTGLARADYALPAFGDAVIKAAREFNPELVLP; via the coding sequence ATGACCGGCAACACGGGGAATACGGGCAACACCGGCAATACGGGCAATACCGGCAATGCAGGCCTCGACGGCGATGCCGGCGGCGGCTGGTTCGTGCCCGACCGGGCCGATTTCCCGTTCTCCCTCGAGGTCACGGGGACCGGCGAGGAGATCGGCTCCCTGCGGCGCCGGGTGTTCATCCGCGACGAGACCCCGCCGGGGGATCCGCGCAAGACGCTCGCCTTCCGCGCCGCCGACACGCCGAACGGCCGCTCCCTGGCCTTCGAGAACCGCGCCTGGGCCGGGCGCTGGTACGCCTACCGGGTGCTGCGCGAGTTCGCCGCGTCCGCCTGGGACACCGACGCGCTCAGCAACCACCTCGCCGGGATCCTCCTCGCCCTGAACCTCAAGACCAAGGACCCCGCCCACCTGAAGACCGACCAGGAGATCGAGCTCGACGAACTCGTGGCGATGGCGCGCAACGAGCGCGCCGCCGCCCTGGGCGAGATCCTGGCCCAGGACGTCGAGTTCGTCACCGCCTTCATGGAGGCCCTGTCGATCACGCCGGGCTCGCATCCGCGCACCTACCGGGTGCTGCACGCGGCGAGCCTCGTCGGCTCGTTCGCGGCCCTGCGCTTCAAGGAGGCGTTCGACCGGCCGCGGCCCTCCTTCCTGTGCCCGGCCCTGCTGCCGCCCGTGCCGGTGCCCGGGCATGCCTCGTTCCCGAGCGGCCACGCCACCCAGGCGCGGCTGATGGCCCGCTGCGTGGCCTATGCGCTGCGCCTCGCCGGCCTGCCCTACGCCGAGCGCCTGCCGGCCAACGCGACGCTCAAGGCGCTCGCCCGGCGCATCGCCCGCAACCGCGAGATCGCCGGGCTGCACTACCCCAGCGATTCGACCGCCGGCCGCGTCCTCGCCGACGCGGCGTTCCGGGTCCTGTCGCAGCATGCCGGCACCGGGCTCGCCCGGGCGGACTATGCCCTGCCGGCCTTCGGCGATGCCGTCATCAAGGCCGCCCGGGAGTTCAACCCCGAGTTGGTCCTGCCTTAG